The sequence CTCATACAAACAGCTCCCATTCGCCtgttaaaataatttttcttgttcacagttCATCGCTCTTctgctgtgcgcctgcgccgccgTCGCCATTGCCGGCGGCTTCGGTGGCTACGGGGGTGGCTTCGGCGGATACGGTGGCGGCTTCGGCGGCCTCGATGGCGGCTACGGCTACCACAAGACCGTTCCGGGCCCCTCGTTCCTCGTGAAGACCGTGCACCACGTCAACAAACTGAATCGCGGCGCGCACCTTGTCGGCGGACAGTACGGACATGGCGGATACGGAGGCGGCTACGGAGGCGGATTCGGGTTCGGAGGCCTCAAGCACTGAGCCCGGG comes from Dermacentor albipictus isolate Rhodes 1998 colony unplaced genomic scaffold, USDA_Dalb.pri_finalv2 scaffold_21, whole genome shotgun sequence and encodes:
- the LOC139052273 gene encoding neuropeptide-like protein 29 — translated: MNAAFIALLLCACAAVAIAGGFGGYGGGFGGYGGGFGGLDGGYGYHKTVPGPSFLVKTVHHVNKLNRGAHLVGGQYGHGGYGGGYGGGFGFGGLKH